One Malus sylvestris chromosome 14, drMalSylv7.2, whole genome shotgun sequence DNA segment encodes these proteins:
- the LOC126600147 gene encoding uncharacterized protein LOC126600147, which produces MADEKICNNKLQYDSDEVDDDDGDDDCNEDTGSDCGLFLEKLYIGSRKKLVIFSLNGLLVHRVIRYNRAKIPSNRTPDGTYGSYLVFRRPFCEEFMQFCFERFEVGILSSAQVKNVDGVLDCVMGKLRRRLSFVWDQHECTDSGFKSLEDNRKPLFFKELDKVWSYFSGKYSESDTLFIDDQPYKGLLNPPNTGIFLESYDAENDNDKELDPKRELGKYLDGLADAKDVQIYVKENPFGQPAVSSTHPYWKFYSNVLRRLRKQYER; this is translated from the exons ATGGCTGATGAAAAGATTTGTAACAACAAGCTTCAATATGACAGCGATGAGGTCGACGATGATGACGGCGACGATGATTGCAACGAAGACACCGGAAGCGATTGCGGCCTTTTTCTGGAGAAGCTATACATAGGATCAAGGAAGAAGCTTGTAATCTTTAGCCTCAATGGCTTGCTAGTCCACAGAGTTATCCGCTACAACAGGGCAAAAATTCCGAGCAATCGTACTCCTGATGGCACATATGGAAGCTATCTAG TTTTTAGGAGACCATTTTGTGAGgaattcatgcaattttgttttGAAAGATTCGAAGTTGGAATATTGAGTTCTGCCCAAGT AAAAAATGTGGATGGTGTTTTGGATTGTGTGATGGGAAAGCTGAGAAGGCGACTGTCATTTGTTTGG GATCAACATGAATGTACCGACTCTGGGTTCAAGTCGCTAGAGGATAATCGCAAGCCTCTATTTTTCAAAGAACTGGACAAAGTGTGGAGCTATTTTAGCGGGAAATACTCAGAATCTGATACACTTTTCATTGATGATCAACCTTACAAGGGTCTATTGAATCCT CCTAACACAGGTATCTTCTTGGAGTCATATGATGCTGAGAATGACAACGACAAAGAATTAG ATCCAAAGCGAGAACTTGGGAAGTATTTGGATGGCCTTGCAGATGCAAAAGATGTGCAAATTTATGTGAAGGAAAACCCTTTTGGACAGCCTGCTGTTTCATCTACTCATCCTTATTGGAAAT
- the LOC126600148 gene encoding uncharacterized protein LOC126600148 isoform X2, producing the protein MADERICKNKHQYDSDDGDDDGNEDTGSDCGLSLEKLNIGSRKKLVIFSLNGLIVHRVSLHNGTKIPSNRTPDGTYGSYLVFKRPFCEEFMQFCFERFEVGIWSSAQEKNVDSVLDCVMGKLRRRLSFVWDQHECTDSGLKSLENKHKPLFFKELDKVWSHFSGKYSESDTLSIDDKPYKALLNPPNTGIFLGSYNAEYDENFDTFIILEMIFACSFSPLALYILAHELAYSDIISLDN; encoded by the exons ATGGCTGATGAAAGGATCTGTAAAAACAAGCATCAATATGACAGCGATGACGGCGACGATGATGGCAACGAAGACACCGGAAGCGATTGCGGCCTTTCTCTGGAGAAGCTAAACATAGGATCAAGGAAGAAGCTTGTAATCTTTAGCCTCAATGGCTTGATCGTCCACAGAGTTTCCCTCCACAACGGGACAAAAATTCCGAGCAATCGTACTCCTGATGGCACATATGGAAGCTATCTAG TTTTTAAGAGACCATTTTGTGAGgaattcatgcaattttgtttcGAAAGATTTGAAGTTGGAATATGGAGTTCTGCCCAAGA AAAAAATGTGGATAGTGTTTTGGATTGTGTAATGGGAAAGCTGAGAAGACGACTGTCATTTGTTTGG GATCAACATGAATGTACTGACTCTGGGTTGAAGTCGCTAGAGAATAAACACAAGCCTCTATTTTTCAAAGAACTGGACAAAGTGTGGAGCCATTTTAGCGGGAAGTATTCAGAATCTGATACACTTTCCATTGATGATAAACCTTACAAGGCCCTATTGAATCCT CCTAACACAGGGATCTTCTTGGGGTCATATAATGCTGAGTATGACGAGAATTTTGATacatttattattttggaaatgattTTCGCATGCTCATTTTCTCCTCTTGCACTGTATATTTTAGCACATGAATTGGCGTATTCGGATATCATCTCCCTTGATAATTAA
- the LOC126600149 gene encoding uncharacterized protein LOC126600149: MADEKICKNKQQYDSDDGDDGNEVTGSDCGLSLEKLNIGSRKKLVIFSLNGFIVHRVSIHNKTKIPRNRTPDGTYGSYLVFKRPFCEEFMQFCFERFEVGIWSSAQEKNVDGVLDCIMGKLRKRLAFVWVRTVRYIKLYTHTYTIEIYIYIYIYW; the protein is encoded by the exons ATGGCTGATGAAAAGATCTGTAAAAACAAGCAACAATATGACAGCGATGACGGTGACGATGGCAACGAAGTCACCGGAAGCGATTGCGGCCTTTCTCTGGAGAAGCTAAACATAGGATCAAGGAAGAAGCTTGTAATCTTTAGTCTCAATGGGTTTATAGTCCACAGGGTTTCCATCCACAACAAGACAAAAATTCCGCGCAATCGTACTCCTGATGGCACATATGGAAGCTATCTAG TTTTTAAGAGACCATTTTGTGAGgaattcatgcaattttgttttGAAAGATTTGAAGTTGGAATATGGAGTTCTGCCCAAGA AAAAAATGTGGATGGTGTGTTGGATTGTATAATGGGAAAGCTGAGAAAACGACTGGCATTTGTTTGGGTAAGAACTGTAAGATATATAAAGCTTTACACACATACGTATACTATTGagatctatatatatatatatatatattggtaa
- the LOC126600148 gene encoding uncharacterized protein LOC126600148 isoform X1 — MADERICKNKHQYDSDDGDDDGNEDTGSDCGLSLEKLNIGSRKKLVIFSLNGLIVHRVSLHNGTKIPSNRTPDGTYGSYLVFKRPFCEEFMQFCFERFEVGIWSSAQEKNVDSVLDCVMGKLRRRLSFVWDQHECTDSGLKSLENKHKPLFFKELDKVWSHFSGKYSESDTLSIDDKPYKALLNPPNTGIFLESYDAENDNDKDLDPKGELGKYLDGLADAKDVQIYVKGSPFGMPAISPTHPDWKFYSNVLRRLGKRYKR; from the exons ATGGCTGATGAAAGGATCTGTAAAAACAAGCATCAATATGACAGCGATGACGGCGACGATGATGGCAACGAAGACACCGGAAGCGATTGCGGCCTTTCTCTGGAGAAGCTAAACATAGGATCAAGGAAGAAGCTTGTAATCTTTAGCCTCAATGGCTTGATCGTCCACAGAGTTTCCCTCCACAACGGGACAAAAATTCCGAGCAATCGTACTCCTGATGGCACATATGGAAGCTATCTAG TTTTTAAGAGACCATTTTGTGAGgaattcatgcaattttgtttcGAAAGATTTGAAGTTGGAATATGGAGTTCTGCCCAAGA AAAAAATGTGGATAGTGTTTTGGATTGTGTAATGGGAAAGCTGAGAAGACGACTGTCATTTGTTTGG GATCAACATGAATGTACTGACTCTGGGTTGAAGTCGCTAGAGAATAAACACAAGCCTCTATTTTTCAAAGAACTGGACAAAGTGTGGAGCCATTTTAGCGGGAAGTATTCAGAATCTGATACACTTTCCATTGATGATAAACCTTACAAGGCCCTATTGAATCCT CCTAACACAGGTATCTTCTTGGAGTCATATGATGCTGAGAATGACAACGACAAAGACTTAG ATCCAAAGGGGGAACTTGGGAAGTATTTGGATGGCCTTGCAGATGCAAAAGATGTGCAAATTTATGTGAAGGGAAGCCCTTTTGGAATGCCTGCAATTTCACCTACTCATCCGGATTGGAAATTCTACTCGAATGTTCTTCGTAGACTCGGAAAGCGGTACAAGCGTTGA
- the LOC126600150 gene encoding uncharacterized protein LOC126600150, with protein MKPIDDKKDKVTIGAVTHDEEGRKRVEKMELPTHNIDSIKYVEKKLIDKGVQRLERHPRDGTGIGRPPPKSGHGGKYTWEGPGDEVEVEMDPVPPAIDERDPNYVDEETEKKIVKGEDDDAAGLVVGEVEVAKAAKDREGVARIEVVSPRHLQT; from the coding sequence ATGAAGCCAATCGACGACAAGAAAGACAAGGTGACGATCGGGGCGGTGACCCACGACGAGGAGGGCCGTAAGAGGGTGGAGAAGATGGAGCTCCCCACCCACAACATCGACAGCATCAAGTACGTCGAGAAGAAGCTCATAGACAAAGGCGTGCAGCGACTCGAACGCCACCCGAGAGACGGGACTGGGATCGGGAGGCCGCCGCCTAAGTCGGGCCACGGCGGCAAGTACACTTGGGAGGGACCTGGCGACGAGGTGGAAGTTGAGATGGACCCGGTGCCGCCGGCGATCGACGAGAGGGACCCGAACTACGTGGATGAGGAGACGGAGAAGAAGATTGTGAAGGGGGAGGACGATGATGCGGCGGGGTTGGTTGTGGGGGAGGTGGAGGTAGCGAAGGCGGCGAAGGACAGGGAGGGGGTTGCTAGAATTGAGGTGGTTAGTCCTCGTCACCTCCAGACTTAA